The sequence below is a genomic window from Nicotiana tomentosiformis chromosome 6, ASM39032v3, whole genome shotgun sequence.
TTCTGTAATCCTGGGTCCGCCTTTGTATATAACACTATTGTTTTAATTTCTGCTGTAGAACTGTCATGCCTAAAATGCCATTCTTTGCATTAATTTATGTTATCTTGTATTCTTGGTTAGCATTTTCGTTTATGGTAGTAAATATTTTGAGCTTAGAGAAGATGCAAATATCAGTGTTTCTAGCTGAAGTTATTTAAAGATTTTGTATCGGTCAGTAAATATTGAATGGGACTAACAAAAACATTTCGGGACGTAAAATGATCTTAGCCAAAAGACGAGAGAGGTCTAAAACATTTTGGTATGTTACATATATACACTAGTGTTAGCAACTTGGATGGATCTTGAACCGCTAAAGGAACTGATGTTGAGGAAAGCCTAGACTCATTTTTGGATTGGATCAAGCTCGGTCTGATGGATGTAGGTCGAATCGTGTGTGACTGATAGATCCGAGCGAAGGCCGCAAAACTTTGAATATCAAGTCAAATAATATTCTTAAAAAGGTAGCCTAAACAAATTGAAAGTAAATGAAATATATACAAACATAGGAAAAAAGGGATCACAGTGAACATATGTGCTTGCCTTGTGTTGTTTTTTTCTGTCTTTGTTGTTTCTCTGTCTGTTTGCCCTCCTGTCTTCTATAATCTTGCTATTGTTGAGGATAAAAAGGCTTTTTAGTTGGCCATGGCTGTAGTAGATGGCTTCAACTTGGTCACTTAGGGTGGTCTCCTGCAGTTGAGTATCCAGCAGTTGCATTCTTTTAGAGGTATTGGATGTTTAGGTAGTCATTTCTCCCCACTGAATTATGATTGATGTTGAAGTGATTAGTTATGACATCGGGTTGGAGATGTGTTATTGTCAGGTGTTGCGTTCAAGGAATTTAGAGTGGTGGTCTCTAATGCTACTCGTGCCTTTGTGTCTTAAACTAGGCTGCTTCGGATGGTAATGGTTTGCCCGACATTGACAGAGTTGTCGAAGGCTGGTTTGAGCTGCGTTTAAGCCTTCAAGCTAGGTACAAAATAGACTGAGTACTTCGCCTTGCTTAGGCAGCGCTTTAGCCACTAAGCCGCTAAGATGTACGTTATAAAACACTAAAAAATAACTATCTTTGGCtaattataattttttcaatTCTTATTTCCAAATAATTGTTGTTTGTATATATAGttattacatatatatattttaaatttttctatatttttgcCCTTTTTTCATTAAAGCTTGCATATTTTCTCGTTGCTCTTAAAGTTCTAACATATTTCattgcttcttcttttttctttcactTTTCACGTTTGATGTTGCTTCAACCTCCCTTGATATAAAACTAGTTGAGGCTAAGAAATTTATTGCTTGAAATTTAAGTCGTCTCCTTCTGATGCTAAACAACTCTTGTACTACAGTTGTTAATAAGTTTGGGACATGTTATGTGTCTGTTGTGGCACTCTCTTCAGTTGCGTGATCTTCAAAATCTATTAAGAGCTGCACTGGATCAGTTTCCAAAATATTAGTTAAGAAGTTTTGGCCGTCTATACTTCAATAGCTGCAGTTCCTCATATATTAGTACTCTTGAGCTTCTCATATCTTTGGTCCCCTCCTCTATATATGTTGACTAAGTATACATTGTCATTTTATATCGCTCTTTCTTTTTTAGTAtgttccaaaaaagaataacaCCTTTGCCACTTTTCCCTTTATGGCGTGCACTCGTAGCCATATGAATGTCATGACATGTTTAACACCACAAGTTCTAATGGTACGTTTTATATGTGCCAAAAATCTTATTAtctttcttaaactccatgcACAGTCTATTACTACCGTACAAAACGAAAGGGAGGAGGGAGTAATTTTaatttaaagattaaataatGTATTGATTAAATAATGAATGTTCATGGTCCGAAGGGATTGTTGTATTTTTTCATTAATTAATAATCTCTCCTATTATTACGCAGGTCAGCAATGCACACAGTTATACATGTATGGACCTTTACATCCTTGCGACCCCATATCGCGTGACATGGGATTACTACGTTTTATCACGTGAACATACTCTTGAAATCAAGGAGTGGGAGTCTCAAGCTGAGCTAGAATATGTGAGTTGCGATCATTTCGTAAATTAAACTACATGGCCATTAGCATCAAGTTGTTAGACTCTAAAATGCAAATTGGAACAGGTGAAACGTAAAGGCGTCTCAATTTTCCTTATGCAAGCAGGAATGTTAGGAACCCTTTCAGCATTATGGGATGTTTTCCCTTTGTTCACAAACACCGGATGGGGTGAAAACTCAAATATTGGATTTCTAAAGAAACATATGGGTGCTTCATTTGACCAACGTCCTCAACCATGGGTCAGCAACCTTACCACTGAAGACATACATTCTGGAGATTTTCTTGCAATATCAAAAATTAGAGGTCGCTGGGGTGGTTTTGAGACGTTAGAGAAATGGGTAACAGGAGCTTATGCTGGCCATTCTGCTGTTTGCTTGAGGGATGCTGAAGGAAAGCTGTGGGTTGGAGAATCTGGAAACGAGAATGATAAGGTACTTTTAAacagttttttttttgttattcacATGATGGTTCTTTTTTCATTGGGAGCAAAGGCTGATTTTAGAATAATCTGGTTCCCCGGGCTTTTATGTTACATGCACCAAAAACCACTTCAACAACAGAGGTATTGGTCAGATACTGGAAAGAGACGAAAGTATCCCTTTTtatatatttctaaaataaatccACTTATGTCTATCTGATTGTTGTCAGCATGTGCGGTTGTTTATGATTTATCATGGTTTGTGGGTTGGTAGCTCTGAGAGAAGTTACAGTCTCTTGTTTAAGATAATATCTTTGACTTTTTTATACGCTGCAGTAAGGTGAATGATTATGCCTTCCTTTTACAGAAGcacttattttaaattttataggCTTCTTTCTTTATTGCATCTTTAATTTCACATATTAACTGTGCCATGCATTCAGATTATGGGGTTCATTAAGTTGAAGATGGATAAATGCTCCtcttcattttttgtgtttttgagCTTTTCCCACATGAGATGCAATGATATTAGTGTATTTCCATCAAACATTACTGAGTTAACATAACTGGGTTTGAGAGAGTCGGTATGTTTAAAGAATAGTTGGgagaaaaaataaattatgtCACGGAGGTAAAGGAAAAAAGAGGACATCTTTAAGAGTTTAAACCTTTTTCTTTTCTCTGTAGCTTCTTACTCGctagcttttattttataacaatttttgagtttaaatattacaacatagcTAGAATTCAACTCTTCGTTGCTActatttttctcctttcttttacTTGTTGGAATATCTTTAAGGTGTAGTTAGCAGTCATTCATTCCTATAGCTTTAGCGGTTAAGAATAAATATCTTGGAGATATGGCTTGTTAGATTTTAAAAGATCAATTGATTCTATAGCTTGTGAAAATAAGCACCTTGATGCAGGTTCAATAGACATTACTCGATACTCCAAATCAAGTTGAATAACTTCAGGCGGAGGTAGTATGGGGTGGTTTTAGGTTGTGGTCTGTCTAGTGATGCATATACAGAGTATACAACTTTAAGCATTGGTAAAACTATGTGATAGTGCTGAGTTCGGTTACTATGTTGTATTGCTATCATATCAAAATGACGTGACCCCATTACAAAGTTTGCACCATCTTTCATCAGATGAAGTAGTCATAACTTGGTTTCGAAATTGTGTGATTGGGATAGTGTCAGGTAGTGGTTGAACCAAACTCCCGGGGAAGGTTGGAGGTGGGTAGAGACAGAGCTAAGATTTGAAGCTTATGAGTTCAGGATTTGAGTTCTtttaataatttgtatatattcaaTGAATCTTTAAGACTAATACAAGTTTCGAATCAAAGTTACTGGGTTTGGCCGAACCTATAATCAACGCATTGGCTCCGCCCCTGGAGCTGGGGTTGAACCAAATAAGAAAACTCTTAAGCATGGATATTAACATGATTATATTAAATTACGGACCAACTTGTTTGTGTATCTACTTTCAGGGAGAAGATATAATTGCTATTTTACCATGGGAGGAATGGTGGGAATTTGAGCTGACAAAAGATGATTCCAATCCACATATTGCATTGCTCCCTTTGCATCCTGATCTCCGCGCCAAGTTTAATGAGACTGCTGCTTGGGAATATGCACGAAGCATGGTCGGCAAACCTTATGGTTTCCACAACTTAATATTTAGCTGGATAGACACACTTGACGGAAATTACCCCTCTCCCTTGGATGCTCATCTGGTACGCCAATATTGTTTTTGCTTTATTACCTTGAAGTTtttccataacaacataataatccTTTTAGTTTTTAATTCTTTGCATTTGCCACTTTAATCAAATTCTGCTTTGGCTCAAGTGTTGAGCTATCTTCTTCAGATAAAGATTATTTTTGCCTGGTGCATTTGAGATTCTAGACGTGTGAACTGAAATAAGTGATCAGCATTTATTCGAGGTTTTTAGTTAAGATTTTAGAGTAAGAATAAGAAGAAAAACAGTCCTTATGTGCTAAATAAGTCACCATGACGCTATGAAACACATGCTTACTTAGTCTTGAAGTAAAAGTGATTGTCGAGCTTCTATGATGTATGAGCCTAAACCAAACCATTTGAATTTGCCTAAAGTCTAGGAAATCTTAAGCACTAAGTCCAATagtttgagactagacttgtgtggTTAGAAGCCTTCGATTAGCAATTGTGAAGAGAGTAAAATCATGGATGATAGCCCATTTAAAAATCAGTTGAACCTAGAAATTGAGGCCTATGAAAGGGTGTGATGCAAAAGTGTCGGAAAAGAaagccaaaaaagaaaaatattctgAAAAGACACACGTGTTATGAAAAAGAATTGTGGTCTGAAAAGATAGTGGGTAATGTTCCAATGCTTGGCTAAGGATAAAATACTTTGTTGTTCGATGCCTCAAAGTATCAACATGTAAAAAGCatcccgggggggggggggagggggttacGAAAGTTCATCAAAAAAATTGAATACCAAAGGACTATTGTAAATTACACCCAAATAAAATTGTTTTCCAATTTCTTATTGGGTCTCAAAATAGCTGGTCAGGTTTTGATGTGTTGAAAGTATGTTGACTTTTACAAGATGATGTCATTTTCAGTTGAATTTTAGTATAATGTTATCTGCGAATTCTCATGGAGCTGCATTTGATTGCTGAAACATTTTATTACGAATCAAGTTTTTAATATAACTCCACATAGTATGCATGTGTACTTGAGCAGAGAGTGAGAGGTTTATTACTTGTGATAGCTTAAAGTCCATCAAAAGGTTCATGGCATATCAATTTGGTAGAGAATTGATGTCAAGTTGATTTCTTGGAAATATAATCCGACTTGAATTGCTAAAAGAAACCATTGCGGTCAGCGGGGGTTGAAAATGTAAAATTGTGCACAATTATGCTGATGTGTCTTTGTGCAAGAACATCAAGATTTCATATGATGATGCCAGCACGTTTAATTACTTTTGAGATGTATGAAAGAAGATTGATGATGAGGACAGAGTGGGAGGCTTGGAAAGAGAGGACATCGGTATTGAGGGGAATGCAGAAAAATGACGAACTTCGAATATAAAGTGGATAATGTTGGTGCTTAGCATTTGTACTTCAAATAGTGCTACTGGATTGCTTTATGCCTCTTCAATTTGTTGCATTTGTGAAATTTCACTAGCTTTAATTTGCTGTTGATATATGTTGGTTGGTACAGGTTGCTTCTGTCATGACTGTTTGGAATCAATTGCAGCCTGCATATGCTGCTAACATGTGGAATGAAGCCTTAAACAAGCGACTTGGAACTCAGGTCATATCTATTTTATCAAATTAGTGAACCGCCTCTATTTATTGAAAGCTTTTCACCTAAGATAATACGTGCTTCCATTGAATAACTAAGCTCAATGGCGTAACTATAGTTTACCCTGGAATTGCACTATTGTTTGGTTAAAATTGTACTGTCAAAATTCTCAAGCAAAAAGCCAAGTGAGTATAGGCTTGCGCCGTACATCTGATAAGATTCACAACTAAATGCTGAATGAGGAATTGATTTTGCTGTGCATGCAGGGCCTTGATCTTCCAGATATTCTTGTTGAAGTTGAAAAGCGTGGGTCATCCTTTGCCAAATTGTTGACTATCCCAGAACAGGATGACTGGGTTTATACTGATGGGAAATCAACATCTTGTGTTGCTTTTATTCTTGAAATGTATAAGGAAGCAGGATTATTTGGTCCATTTGCAGGTTCGATCCAGGTTACAGAATTCACGGTGAGTTCGTTAGATGGATTTTGAAGTTCCATTTTCAGGGGCAGGATGGTTTGCCTTTCAGTTGTTTGCCTTAGCACTGTGGTGCATTAATTGGTTGAATTGTTGTTTGCCTTAGCACTGTGGTGCATTAATTGGTTGAATTGTTGTTTGCCTTAGCACTGTGGTGCATTAATTGGTTGAATCTGAAActagtattttttctttttaatcctTGGGCATAGGCACATAGCACTAGTGAAGTATCTTTTGCTTATCCTGTCCTACTATTCACATATGCCTACCAAGTATATATTTTGGTTAGTCCATGCCATTTTAGTTACTTCCTGTGTCAGCTGTTTTATTTTTGTGCTTGGGTTATACCAAAAAATTTACATGGTTTACTTTACAAAAATAATTTCTCCCATGCCTTTACTACTGCAATATTTTATTACCAACTAGCTAGCAAAGGGTCAACCTTTATGCTATCAAAACCTTGTCTATTTTCTATCTTGGACCTACTTCTGTTTGCGCACACGCACGTATAAGTACTCTTGCATCAACAATTAGTGAAAGAAAGTGCTTCAACCTATTCAATAGAATATGTGAAGAGGTGAAATAGGAAATATAGAGTAGGCTGGAGAAGTAGTTTTTATCTATTTTTGAAGATGTTTCTTTGACTATGTTTTAGTCTCTGTCGACCATTTTGGTGCATCTCACTCAAAAAGGCATATAGTCTTATATTGAATTCCATTGAGGTATTAATAAACTGTTAGGAGTCTGCCAAATCCCCCGCCACCAAAGGCAGATTTAATTAAAAACAATTCCATGGTTTCAGGAGGTAGTGTGTCTTAAGTTGTCACTTGTTCTTAAGTGCAGATAAAGGATGCTTACTCACTCAAGTTTTTTGAAGACGATCCAAATCAGTTGCCTAAGTGGTGCAATGCGGATGACACAGTGAAGCTCCCTTTCTGCCAAATTCGAGGGAAGTACCGGATGGAACTGCCTGGATACAATACAATGGATATATACCCCCATATGAATGAAAAGTGCCCATCTATGCCTCCAAAATATTACAGGCCGCTAAGTTGTTGACAAGGATTTCGATGGGCAACTATCTTGCTGTGGTTTAAGGTATTTGTACAAGAGATGTTTTTCCAATGCTTGTTGAATGCTTTACAGGCCAGCACGTTGGCTTTGACAAGATATCGCTTGTATTTATTGAGTTACCGTCATACTGAAAGAGCTTGGGAAAAGAATACCGACTAACTTTTATGCGAAAGCAGACACAGAATTAAGTGTAAATATTACTAGTAGTTTAGATGATTTGTTCTGTTTGCAAAACTCCATAGATCCTGAAACATCTTTTACTGTTGGTCGACATATGTACTGTACTGGCCATTTTACTGTTGTAATTTGTAGAAGCTATTTGCTCAAGCAGTAAGTTAAAATTGGCACAAAGACTGTTCTTTCCTTTTCTATCCCTGCAAACTTCTCAGTTATATGGTATATAGTCCTATTATCTTCATCTTGATAGGAGCAGCTACTCTGAGAAAACTGCTGTGTTGTTGACTGTCACTGTTGCCAGCTACTATTGTTTCTCAGAGGTCAATGATGGTACATCTTGCTGTAGTCGAGGACCAAATGTGGTTATGGACTTCTCCTTTATAGtcttgaaagaaaataaataatggagAAGCTTTCTGGAAAATTATGATTACAAATTTGGAAAGATGATGTGATTTATGCAGAAGTTGAACGGAAACTGCTAACCAGTCTCATTAACAGAATGATCGCCTTGAACAAGTTGTAACTATTGGATTACAAGAATCACGTGTGTACTTGGTGTTTAACCTCAGCAATATCTTGCATAATCTTTCTTAATAAACACAAGGCGACActgatgtcctttttatgaaatgGCCAAATAGTATCTTAAAAATAGGTGGAAAATCAACTTGCTCATTCAAAATTACTACCAAAAGAAAGTTTACCCTATTTGTGGAGGATTTTTTGTGGTAAAGAAGGAAGAAAGAAGACGAAAGCGGCTCATCgaaaacccccccccccccccccaaaaaaaaaaaaaaaaatgggacAGAAAGTATAGAACAAGAACCAGTAAAAAAGTGTCTCGTGCTGGACTCTATCAGTAAAATTGGTGTATGCATCTACATAGTGAGGAGACAATACCAGTTGGCGATTTATAGCCTGAAGTTCTGTTCACATGCTTGATCTTCAAGATGTTTAATTGTGGGAGAGCTATGAAATGGTATTTAGTTGCTACGTTATTCACAGTACCTATACTATGCTTTTAAGCCTAACTGCTGCTAGCTAATGACACAACACAggaaaggaagaaaaagaaatgagTCGGAGCCTCTCACTCTTTGTTTCTGCCAGGGGCGGATCTACAATATTGGGTATGGGTTTCGGTTAACCCTTTTGCCTAGATCCAttatttgtattaagaaattcattaaatagATAAGTATATTTAGAAGGGAACACAGTTCCAAAATGTGCTTCTGGGTTCCATGGTAAGTTTCTACCCTTGGAAAGAATTGACATAAAATTGAAAGGCCATCTTCCTCTCTGATCCTACACattttttttggtcaaacaaaatGTGGGCTGGGAGTGCCTGTTCTCAAACATGAAAAAAGTTAGCATTTAAGACAATTTGTTCATCATACCACCTAAAGAAAATCTAAAATTTGTCTAAACGAATTAACAAAATAACTACAGCAGGACCTAAACATGCTAGCCAAGCCGCTTTCTCAACTGCCAACACTTCCCAAATTTTGGCCTTTTTTGCGCCCAAAATGTGTTATTCCACGGAGATGAGGTACAACTTCAGAAGCAGTTGAACTACATCATATCTGTATGTGCTATAAAGGTCGATCTGGCTAGGGGATCTGTGATATCAGAGATTAGATTCAGGGTCGTCTCCCTTACTGAACACTTGATTCATTGTTACCATCAGTTCTTGAACTTGGCGTTCTAACAAACTTTTCGCCAAGGCCAATGGCTGATCCCCCAGCACGAAGCTCCTGGTTCTCCATCATATTTTCCTGCACTGCCTTCAATCAGGAAATTCTTTCAGGATTTACGTACAATATTCCAGAATTTAAAACGAACAGTGCAAGTTATTCTATTTTACCTGTAAAAGCTCTGTCATCCTGCCAATCCCATAACTCATCAATGGTTTTGGAACAGATGTAGCCTGGGTAGGAAGAGGGGAATTTACCACGTCACTTGGTTCCATCGAGGGAAGCTCATTCATGTCACCAATGTCTCGTTCAGGGACAACACTCAAGTTTCCTGCTGCTGACAACTTACGAGAGGCCTCATAACCTTTAGTGATCGTATCTGGTGATAAAGGAGAACCTTGAATCCCCTTGGTCACTTCAACAGGTTTACCTATGTTGTTTGATACAATTGGCTTAACCTCTTTCTGTTGCACCAATGTTGCTCCCTCGCCAAAGGAACCATCTCCATTATGCCCAGTCACCATTGCTTCTTGGATGCTGACTTGAGTTACCTTACTAGTGGTTTGTGATCCATCAGGTGGAAGCGTAGCCAAAGGCGCAACATTCTGCACACCTCTCTCCGTCAGAGCTCCCATATAAGCAGCTTGGGATGAAGTTGGAGGAGCTTGCATAGTAGGTGGCAATCCATTGGTCGGATTGACAGGTTGAAGGACAACAGGAACAACTGCGCCGCGGGCACCCACTGAAGGGACAAAAGGAGCTGTTGTTGGAGGTAATACAGTCAGCTGAGCGCTCTTTAAAGACCGATCATGGCCATGTACCTGAACTTGGTTTCTAATGGGTAGATGAATTTCATTCCTCTTTATCATCT
It includes:
- the LOC104095031 gene encoding protein METABOLIC NETWORK MODULATOR 1-like isoform X2; this encodes MSEAIQGNSSYTAVTLPVKRGRGRPRKDHNLKRVKTVQFPPGFEQVKGNQPRQVDTVNVANDGMIGRAVTGVVEAAFDAGYLLSVRIGDSNTNFRGVVFRPGHFDPVTAENDVAPHVQMIKRNEIHLPIRNQVQVHGHDRSLKSAQLTVLPPTTAPFVPSVGARGAVVPVVLQPVNPTNGLPPTMQAPPTSSQAAYMGALTERGVQNVAPLATLPPDGSQTTSKVTQVSIQEAMVTGHNGDGSFGEGATLVQQKEVKPIVSNNIGKPVEVTKGIQGSPLSPDTITKGYEASRKLSAAGNLSVVPERDIGDMNELPSMEPSDVVNSPLPTQATSVPKPLMSYGIGRMTELLQENMMENQELRAGGSAIGLGEKFVRTPSSRTDGNNESSVQ
- the LOC104095031 gene encoding protein METABOLIC NETWORK MODULATOR 1-like isoform X1 — its product is MSEAIQGNSSYTAVTLPVKRGRGRPRKDHNLKRVKTVQFPPGFEQVKGNQPRQVDTVNVANDGMIGRAVTGVVEAAFDAGYLLSVRIGDSNTNFRGVVFRPGHFDPVTAENDVAPHVQMIKRNEIHLPIRNQVQVHGHDRSLKSAQLTVLPPTTAPFVPSVGARGAVVPVVLQPVNPTNGLPPTMQAPPTSSQAAYMGALTERGVQNVAPLATLPPDGSQTTSKVTQVSIQEAMVTGHNGDGSFGEGATLVQQKEVKPIVSNNIGKPVEVTKGIQGSPLSPDTITKGYEASRKLSAAGNLSVVPERDIGDMNELPSMEPSDVVNSPLPTQATSVPKPLMSYGIGRMTELLQAVQENMMENQELRAGGSAIGLGEKFVRTPSSRTDGNNESSVQ
- the LOC104095031 gene encoding protein METABOLIC NETWORK MODULATOR 1-like isoform X3; the protein is MSEAIQGNSSYTAVTLPVKRGRGRPRKDHNLKRVKTVQFPPGFEQVKGNQPRQVDTVNVANDGMIGRAVTGVVEAAFDAGYLLSVRIGDSNTNFRGVVFRPGHFDPVTAENDVAPHVQMIKRNEIHLPIRNQVQVHGHDRSLKSAQLTVLPPTTAPFVPSVGARGAVVPVVLQPVNPTNGLPPTMQAPPTSSQAAYMGALTERGVQNVAPLATLPPDGSQTTSKVTQVSIQEAMVTGHNGDGSFGEGATLVQQKEVKPIVSNNIGKPVEVTKGIQGSPLSPDTITKGYEASRKLSAAGNLSVVPERDIGDMNELPSMEPSDVVNSPLPTQATSVPKPLMSYGIGRMTELLQCRKI
- the LOC104095030 gene encoding uncharacterized protein translates to MAVFLKTQFFFSVLIFSCFFPLQIHGSKSLFHLKDVLPLLPGKVSWPIVNSLYSAVDLLPSFVGAASISNNSTLEWKGACFYKNTAWLELHNKTGSQFGGGTVHIKVSNAHSYTCMDLYILATPYRVTWDYYVLSREHTLEIKEWESQAELEYVKRKGVSIFLMQAGMLGTLSALWDVFPLFTNTGWGENSNIGFLKKHMGASFDQRPQPWVSNLTTEDIHSGDFLAISKIRGRWGGFETLEKWVTGAYAGHSAVCLRDAEGKLWVGESGNENDKGEDIIAILPWEEWWEFELTKDDSNPHIALLPLHPDLRAKFNETAAWEYARSMVGKPYGFHNLIFSWIDTLDGNYPSPLDAHLVASVMTVWNQLQPAYAANMWNEALNKRLGTQGLDLPDILVEVEKRGSSFAKLLTIPEQDDWVYTDGKSTSCVAFILEMYKEAGLFGPFAGSIQVTEFTIKDAYSLKFFEDDPNQLPKWCNADDTVKLPFCQIRGKYRMELPGYNTMDIYPHMNEKCPSMPPKYYRPLSC